The following are encoded in a window of Cyprinus carpio isolate SPL01 chromosome B18, ASM1834038v1, whole genome shotgun sequence genomic DNA:
- the LOC109066508 gene encoding signal recognition particle receptor subunit alpha-like isoform X2, with product MLDFFAIFSKGGIVLWCFQGAGVTESFTGPVNALIRSVILQERSGNNSFTHNALSLKYKLDNEFELVFVVGFQKILTLTYVDKFIDDVQLHFRDRYKNELEQRGALKFLLNNFEFGDDFHRLMREAEVSSKAKAPVSMRNFNESEKSKKTVKSMIETKDGDKTKEQGGKKSKNAKKEAESGGDQAKAASQTASKKAVENGNEGLTQEEIIERNRAKFISKQLGGGKAEKPSKSPKPQKPKGKANRVWDMSGKSIGELDYSGANGNNSSDAQNQDPDAIAEPLIQVDSMKGDLRGVDYESSDDEDEVVQEEERVVVANTKKGAKKGGFGGMFGMLKGLVGSKNLTQEDMEPVLDKMKDHLIAKNVAAEIASQLCVSVAKKLEGKVMGTFTTVASTVKQALQDSLVQILQPKRRVDILRDVLEARSQRKPFVITFCGVNGVGKSTNLAKISYWLIENGFTVLIAACDTFRAGAVEQLRTHQRRLNSLHPPEKHGGRPAVQLFEKGYGKDAAGIAMEAIAFARNQVFDVVLIDTAGRMQDNAPLMTALAKLIAVNTPDLVLFVGEALVGNEAVDQLVKFNQALADHSRTDKPRLIDGIVLTKFDTIDDKVGAAISMTYITGQPIVFVGTGQTYSDLRSLNARAVVSALMKA from the exons ATGCTGGACTTCTTCGCCATCTTCAGTAAAGGGGGGATCGTGTTGTGGTGTTTCCAGGGGGCCGGAGTGACCGAATCGTTCACCGGGCCCGTTAACGCTCTCATCCGCTCCGTCATCCTGCAG GAGAGGAGTGGGAATAACTCCTTCACCCACAATGCCCTCAGTCTTAAATACAAGCTGGACAATGAGTTTGAGCTTGTGTTTGTG GTGGGTTTTCAAAAGATCCTGACGCTGACGTATGTGGACAAGTTCATAGATGACGTCCAGCTGCACTTCAGAGATCGATACAAGAATGAACTGGAGCAGAGAGGCGCACTAAAGTTTCTGCTCAATAATTTTGAGTTCGGAGATGACTTCCACAGACTTATGCG GGAGGCGGAGGTCAGCAGCAAAGCCAAGGCCCCCGTCTCCATGAGGAATTTCAATGAGTCTGAGAAATCCAAGAAAACTGTGAAGTCTATGATTGAGACAAAAGATGGAGACAAAACCAAGGAGCAAGGAGGCAAGAAAAGTAAAAATGCCAAAAAGGAAG CTGAATCAGGAGGGGATCAGGCTAAAGCTGCCTCACAGACTGCCTCAAAAAAAGCTGTGGAGAATGGAAACGAGGGCCTGACCCAAGAGGAGATTATCGAGAGGAACCGTGCCAAGTTCATCAGCAAGCAGTTGGGTGGCGGAAAGGCAGAGAAGCCCAG TAAGTCCCCTAAACCCCAGAAGCCAAAAGGGAAGGCAAACCGGGTGTGGGATATGAGCGGGAAGAGCATTGGAGAGCTGGACTACAGTGGAGCCAATGGTAACAACTCCAGTGACGCACAGAACCAAGACCCTGATGCTATCGCTGAACCG CTGATCCAGGTGGATTCAATGAAAGGGGACCTGCGAGGTGTCGATTATGAGTCCTCGGATGATGAGGATGAAGTAGTGCAAGAAGAGGAGAGAGTTGTGGTGGCAAATACTAAGAAAGG AGCCAAAAAGGGTGGTTTCGGGGGAATGTTTGGGATGCTGAAAGGCCTGGTGGGATCTAAGAATCTGACTCAGGAGGACATGGAGCCAGTTCTGGACAAGATGAAAGATCACCTCATTG CAAAGAATGTAGCAGCTGAAATCGCCTCCCAGCTCTGTGTCTCTGTGGCCAAGAAACTGGAAGGCAAAGTCATGGGCACTTTCACCA ctgtgGCCTCTACAGTAAAGCAGGCTCTGCAGGACTCTCTGGTGCAGATCCTGCAGCCCAAGCGGCGTGTAGACATCTTGAGGGACGTGCTAGAGGCTCGTTCTCAGCGCAAACCCTTCGTCATCACCTTCTGTGGGGTGAACGGCGTCGGCAAGTCCACCAACCTCGCcaag atCTCCTATTGGCTGATCGAGAATGGCTTCACGGTGCTCATCGCGGCCTGTGACACGTTCCGTGCGGGAGCCGTGGAGCAGCTGAGGACTCATCAGCGGCGTCTGAACTCTCTACACCCGCCTGAGAAGCACGGGGGACGGCCCGCCGTACAGCTCTTCGAGAAGGGCTATGGCAAGGATGCTGCTGGGATCGCCATGGAGGCTATCGCCTTTG CTCGTAACCAGGTCTTTGACGTGGTGCTGATCGATACCGCCGGCCGTATGCAGGATAACGCTCCTCTGATGACGGCTCTGGCGAAGCTGATCGCGGTCAACACCCCGGACCTGGTGCTGTTTGTGGGAGAAGCGCTGGTGGGAAACGAGGCTGTGGATCAGCTG gtTAAATTTAATCAAGCACTGGCTGATCATTCCAGGACTGACAAACCCAGGCTCATCGATGGCATCGTTCTCACCAAATTTGACACCATTGATGATAAG GTGGGCGCTGCTATCTCCATGACCTACATCACAGGTCAGCCCATCGTGTTTGTGGGCACCGGGCAGACCTACAGTGACCTGCGCAGCCTCAACGCTAGGGCTGTGGTCAGCGCGCTCATGAAGGCCTGA
- the LOC109066508 gene encoding signal recognition particle receptor subunit alpha-like isoform X1: MLDFFAIFSKGGIVLWCFQGAGVTESFTGPVNALIRSVILQERSGNNSFTHNALSLKYKLDNEFELVFVVGFQKILTLTYVDKFIDDVQLHFRDRYKNELEQRGALKFLLNNFEFGDDFHRLMREAEVSSKAKAPVSMRNFNESEKSKKTVKSMIETKDGDKTKEQGGKKSKNAKKEGEKSESGGDQAKAASQTASKKAVENGNEGLTQEEIIERNRAKFISKQLGGGKAEKPSKSPKPQKPKGKANRVWDMSGKSIGELDYSGANGNNSSDAQNQDPDAIAEPLIQVDSMKGDLRGVDYESSDDEDEVVQEEERVVVANTKKGAKKGGFGGMFGMLKGLVGSKNLTQEDMEPVLDKMKDHLIAKNVAAEIASQLCVSVAKKLEGKVMGTFTTVASTVKQALQDSLVQILQPKRRVDILRDVLEARSQRKPFVITFCGVNGVGKSTNLAKISYWLIENGFTVLIAACDTFRAGAVEQLRTHQRRLNSLHPPEKHGGRPAVQLFEKGYGKDAAGIAMEAIAFARNQVFDVVLIDTAGRMQDNAPLMTALAKLIAVNTPDLVLFVGEALVGNEAVDQLVKFNQALADHSRTDKPRLIDGIVLTKFDTIDDKVGAAISMTYITGQPIVFVGTGQTYSDLRSLNARAVVSALMKA, translated from the exons ATGCTGGACTTCTTCGCCATCTTCAGTAAAGGGGGGATCGTGTTGTGGTGTTTCCAGGGGGCCGGAGTGACCGAATCGTTCACCGGGCCCGTTAACGCTCTCATCCGCTCCGTCATCCTGCAG GAGAGGAGTGGGAATAACTCCTTCACCCACAATGCCCTCAGTCTTAAATACAAGCTGGACAATGAGTTTGAGCTTGTGTTTGTG GTGGGTTTTCAAAAGATCCTGACGCTGACGTATGTGGACAAGTTCATAGATGACGTCCAGCTGCACTTCAGAGATCGATACAAGAATGAACTGGAGCAGAGAGGCGCACTAAAGTTTCTGCTCAATAATTTTGAGTTCGGAGATGACTTCCACAGACTTATGCG GGAGGCGGAGGTCAGCAGCAAAGCCAAGGCCCCCGTCTCCATGAGGAATTTCAATGAGTCTGAGAAATCCAAGAAAACTGTGAAGTCTATGATTGAGACAAAAGATGGAGACAAAACCAAGGAGCAAGGAGGCAAGAAAAGTAAAAATGCCAAAAAGGAAGGTGAGAAAT CTGAATCAGGAGGGGATCAGGCTAAAGCTGCCTCACAGACTGCCTCAAAAAAAGCTGTGGAGAATGGAAACGAGGGCCTGACCCAAGAGGAGATTATCGAGAGGAACCGTGCCAAGTTCATCAGCAAGCAGTTGGGTGGCGGAAAGGCAGAGAAGCCCAG TAAGTCCCCTAAACCCCAGAAGCCAAAAGGGAAGGCAAACCGGGTGTGGGATATGAGCGGGAAGAGCATTGGAGAGCTGGACTACAGTGGAGCCAATGGTAACAACTCCAGTGACGCACAGAACCAAGACCCTGATGCTATCGCTGAACCG CTGATCCAGGTGGATTCAATGAAAGGGGACCTGCGAGGTGTCGATTATGAGTCCTCGGATGATGAGGATGAAGTAGTGCAAGAAGAGGAGAGAGTTGTGGTGGCAAATACTAAGAAAGG AGCCAAAAAGGGTGGTTTCGGGGGAATGTTTGGGATGCTGAAAGGCCTGGTGGGATCTAAGAATCTGACTCAGGAGGACATGGAGCCAGTTCTGGACAAGATGAAAGATCACCTCATTG CAAAGAATGTAGCAGCTGAAATCGCCTCCCAGCTCTGTGTCTCTGTGGCCAAGAAACTGGAAGGCAAAGTCATGGGCACTTTCACCA ctgtgGCCTCTACAGTAAAGCAGGCTCTGCAGGACTCTCTGGTGCAGATCCTGCAGCCCAAGCGGCGTGTAGACATCTTGAGGGACGTGCTAGAGGCTCGTTCTCAGCGCAAACCCTTCGTCATCACCTTCTGTGGGGTGAACGGCGTCGGCAAGTCCACCAACCTCGCcaag atCTCCTATTGGCTGATCGAGAATGGCTTCACGGTGCTCATCGCGGCCTGTGACACGTTCCGTGCGGGAGCCGTGGAGCAGCTGAGGACTCATCAGCGGCGTCTGAACTCTCTACACCCGCCTGAGAAGCACGGGGGACGGCCCGCCGTACAGCTCTTCGAGAAGGGCTATGGCAAGGATGCTGCTGGGATCGCCATGGAGGCTATCGCCTTTG CTCGTAACCAGGTCTTTGACGTGGTGCTGATCGATACCGCCGGCCGTATGCAGGATAACGCTCCTCTGATGACGGCTCTGGCGAAGCTGATCGCGGTCAACACCCCGGACCTGGTGCTGTTTGTGGGAGAAGCGCTGGTGGGAAACGAGGCTGTGGATCAGCTG gtTAAATTTAATCAAGCACTGGCTGATCATTCCAGGACTGACAAACCCAGGCTCATCGATGGCATCGTTCTCACCAAATTTGACACCATTGATGATAAG GTGGGCGCTGCTATCTCCATGACCTACATCACAGGTCAGCCCATCGTGTTTGTGGGCACCGGGCAGACCTACAGTGACCTGCGCAGCCTCAACGCTAGGGCTGTGGTCAGCGCGCTCATGAAGGCCTGA